In Dermacentor silvarum isolate Dsil-2018 chromosome 2, BIME_Dsil_1.4, whole genome shotgun sequence, the following proteins share a genomic window:
- the LOC119442585 gene encoding zinc transporter ZIP1 isoform X2: MLSSMRPMQVLLVRRLAVNTSTKTQECLTGVVCLIPAQNSGSILGAPLEDTSPHLLQARTRQELENSVKDGISMVSSGGPAVALVRNTAVWAASHLASPRGSAWRGGATRRSRFSSASEAAVLFATSFLHLLPEVREGFEKLTTEFPVTEGVVCVGFLAVYALEEIVHACLGHSHQTSDHGHSHAAIVMSRSHDAEQPPPTQENGVENKENFSANAVADDELGPQRISLGSVLIVVALSFHSIFEGLSLGLQSTDQATWIMFLAISIHKFVIAFVVGFDMTASRMKARTILIYIAIFSVMSPLGALIGAVTKNKLEDSPVVAGLNGVATGTLLYVTFFEVLQRDKNSQLSGLLQLLAVLLGFCIMLTLVLVLPHD, translated from the exons ATGCTTTCGAGTATGCGACCAATGCAAGTGCTCCTCGTCCGGCGGCTTGCTGTGAACAC ATCCACAAAAACGCAAGAGTGCCTGACGGGGGTCGTGTGTCTCATTCCGGCCCAGAATTCCGGATCCATCCTCGGGGCGCCACTCGAAGACACTAGTCCGCACCTGCTACAAGCCCGAACCCGACAGGAACTCGAGAACTCGGTGAAAGATGGCATTTCAATGGTCTCAAGTGGCGGCCCCGCTGTTGCTCTTGTTCGGAACACTGCTGTCTGGGCTGCTTCCCATCTGGCTAGTCCAAGAGGCTCAGCATGGCGAGGTGGGGCGACAAGGCGTTCGCGTTTCTCGTCTGCATCGGAGGCGGCTGTACTGTTCGCCACGAGCTTCCTGCACCTTCTGCCCGAAGTCCGCGAAGGATTCGAGAAGTTGACGACCGAGTTTCCCGTCACTGAAGGAGTCGTCTGCGTGGGCTTCCTCGCCGTCTACGCGCTAGAAGAGATCGTCCACGCATGCCTAGGTCACAGCCATCAAACGTCCGACCACGGTCATTCACACGCAGCCATTGTGATGAGCCGCAG TCACGATGCGGAGCAACCTCCTCCGACGCAGGAGAACGGCGTGGAGAACAAGGAGAACTTTTCGGCGAATGCGGTGGCCGATGACGAACTCGGCCCACAGCGCATCTCTCTCGGCAGCGTGCTGATCGTGGTGGCCCTCTCGTTTCACTCCATCTTCGAGGGCCTCTCGCTGGGCCTGCAGTCGACGGACCAGGCCACCTGGATCATGTTCCTCGCCATCTCCATCCACAAGTTCGTCATCGCGTTCGTCGTGGGCTTCGACATGACCGCGAGTCGCATGAAGGCGCGAACCATCCTCATCTACATTGCGATCTTCTCGGTGATGTCGCCGCTCGGCGCGCTCATAGGAGCCGTGACCAAGAACAAACTCGAGGACTCGCCCGTGGTTGCCGGACTCAATGGTGTCGCGACGGGCACTCTCTTGTACGTGACGTTCTTCGAGGTCCTACAGAGGGACAAGAACAGCCAGTTGAGTGGCTTGTTGCAGCTGCTGGCAGTACTGCTCGGATTCTGTATCATGTTGACGCTAGTCCTTGTTTTACCTCACGATTGA
- the LOC119442585 gene encoding zinc transporter ZIP1 isoform X3: MVSSGGPAVALVRNTAVWAASHLASPRGSAWRGGATRRSRFSSASEAAVLFATSFLHLLPEVREGFEKLTTEFPVTEGVVCVGFLAVYALEEIVHACLGHSHQTSDHGHSHAAIVMSRSHDAEQPPPTQENGVENKENFSANAVADDELGPQRISLGSVLIVVALSFHSIFEGLSLGLQSTDQATWIMFLAISIHKFVIAFVVGFDMTASRMKARTILIYIAIFSVMSPLGALIGAVTKNKLEDSPVVAGLNGVATGTLLYVTFFEVLQRDKNSQLSGLLQLLAVLLGFCIMLTLVLVLPHD, translated from the exons ATGGTCTCAAGTGGCGGCCCCGCTGTTGCTCTTGTTCGGAACACTGCTGTCTGGGCTGCTTCCCATCTGGCTAGTCCAAGAGGCTCAGCATGGCGAGGTGGGGCGACAAGGCGTTCGCGTTTCTCGTCTGCATCGGAGGCGGCTGTACTGTTCGCCACGAGCTTCCTGCACCTTCTGCCCGAAGTCCGCGAAGGATTCGAGAAGTTGACGACCGAGTTTCCCGTCACTGAAGGAGTCGTCTGCGTGGGCTTCCTCGCCGTCTACGCGCTAGAAGAGATCGTCCACGCATGCCTAGGTCACAGCCATCAAACGTCCGACCACGGTCATTCACACGCAGCCATTGTGATGAGCCGCAG TCACGATGCGGAGCAACCTCCTCCGACGCAGGAGAACGGCGTGGAGAACAAGGAGAACTTTTCGGCGAATGCGGTGGCCGATGACGAACTCGGCCCACAGCGCATCTCTCTCGGCAGCGTGCTGATCGTGGTGGCCCTCTCGTTTCACTCCATCTTCGAGGGCCTCTCGCTGGGCCTGCAGTCGACGGACCAGGCCACCTGGATCATGTTCCTCGCCATCTCCATCCACAAGTTCGTCATCGCGTTCGTCGTGGGCTTCGACATGACCGCGAGTCGCATGAAGGCGCGAACCATCCTCATCTACATTGCGATCTTCTCGGTGATGTCGCCGCTCGGCGCGCTCATAGGAGCCGTGACCAAGAACAAACTCGAGGACTCGCCCGTGGTTGCCGGACTCAATGGTGTCGCGACGGGCACTCTCTTGTACGTGACGTTCTTCGAGGTCCTACAGAGGGACAAGAACAGCCAGTTGAGTGGCTTGTTGCAGCTGCTGGCAGTACTGCTCGGATTCTGTATCATGTTGACGCTAGTCCTTGTTTTACCTCACGATTGA
- the LOC119442585 gene encoding zinc transporter ZIP1 isoform X1: MVCHIVLSMHWRSRTPTCHPTLLCWGVFQRKSTRAVYAFEYATNASAPRPAACCEHNSGSILGAPLEDTSPHLLQARTRQELENSVKDGISMVSSGGPAVALVRNTAVWAASHLASPRGSAWRGGATRRSRFSSASEAAVLFATSFLHLLPEVREGFEKLTTEFPVTEGVVCVGFLAVYALEEIVHACLGHSHQTSDHGHSHAAIVMSRSHDAEQPPPTQENGVENKENFSANAVADDELGPQRISLGSVLIVVALSFHSIFEGLSLGLQSTDQATWIMFLAISIHKFVIAFVVGFDMTASRMKARTILIYIAIFSVMSPLGALIGAVTKNKLEDSPVVAGLNGVATGTLLYVTFFEVLQRDKNSQLSGLLQLLAVLLGFCIMLTLVLVLPHD, encoded by the exons ATGGTCTGCCACATTGTTCTGTCAATGCATTGGAGGAGCCGAACGCCAACGTGCCACCCCACGTTATTGTGTTGGGGCGTGTTCCAGAGAAAGTCCACAAGAGCTGTCTATGCTTTCGAGTATGCGACCAATGCAAGTGCTCCTCGTCCGGCGGCTTGCTGTGAACAC AATTCCGGATCCATCCTCGGGGCGCCACTCGAAGACACTAGTCCGCACCTGCTACAAGCCCGAACCCGACAGGAACTCGAGAACTCGGTGAAAGATGGCATTTCAATGGTCTCAAGTGGCGGCCCCGCTGTTGCTCTTGTTCGGAACACTGCTGTCTGGGCTGCTTCCCATCTGGCTAGTCCAAGAGGCTCAGCATGGCGAGGTGGGGCGACAAGGCGTTCGCGTTTCTCGTCTGCATCGGAGGCGGCTGTACTGTTCGCCACGAGCTTCCTGCACCTTCTGCCCGAAGTCCGCGAAGGATTCGAGAAGTTGACGACCGAGTTTCCCGTCACTGAAGGAGTCGTCTGCGTGGGCTTCCTCGCCGTCTACGCGCTAGAAGAGATCGTCCACGCATGCCTAGGTCACAGCCATCAAACGTCCGACCACGGTCATTCACACGCAGCCATTGTGATGAGCCGCAG TCACGATGCGGAGCAACCTCCTCCGACGCAGGAGAACGGCGTGGAGAACAAGGAGAACTTTTCGGCGAATGCGGTGGCCGATGACGAACTCGGCCCACAGCGCATCTCTCTCGGCAGCGTGCTGATCGTGGTGGCCCTCTCGTTTCACTCCATCTTCGAGGGCCTCTCGCTGGGCCTGCAGTCGACGGACCAGGCCACCTGGATCATGTTCCTCGCCATCTCCATCCACAAGTTCGTCATCGCGTTCGTCGTGGGCTTCGACATGACCGCGAGTCGCATGAAGGCGCGAACCATCCTCATCTACATTGCGATCTTCTCGGTGATGTCGCCGCTCGGCGCGCTCATAGGAGCCGTGACCAAGAACAAACTCGAGGACTCGCCCGTGGTTGCCGGACTCAATGGTGTCGCGACGGGCACTCTCTTGTACGTGACGTTCTTCGAGGTCCTACAGAGGGACAAGAACAGCCAGTTGAGTGGCTTGTTGCAGCTGCTGGCAGTACTGCTCGGATTCTGTATCATGTTGACGCTAGTCCTTGTTTTACCTCACGATTGA